One window from the genome of Actinomycetota bacterium encodes:
- a CDS encoding alpha/beta hydrolase — protein sequence MQLPEPDRAELLDLGRTTIRLWQWGDPTQPPVLLVHGGWDHGRMWDGIAPRIAALGYHAVAIDVRGHGDSGRLHTSGTYWQMFQLDLAQVARHLSSLRGSMRDPALRVIGHSFGGGLSMSMAAGLPDHVDKVVNIDGLGPPPEMMIVEDHAASASQWIKDAERLWSEPAREYASVEEMAQKRKAINTRLPTEWCWHLARHGSKPGPRGGLVWKSDQHMRLGSPGPFSDESLRAQYERIRCPVLVLTGTEPDQWNDLPVAARDARLAAIPDVRHHQIAGAGHYVHIEQPDTVLALVAEFFGS from the coding sequence CGACGCAACCCCCCGTCCTGCTCGTCCACGGGGGATGGGACCACGGGCGCATGTGGGACGGCATCGCCCCGAGGATCGCCGCCCTCGGCTACCACGCCGTCGCCATCGACGTGCGCGGTCACGGCGACAGCGGCCGGCTGCACACGAGCGGCACCTACTGGCAGATGTTCCAACTCGACCTCGCCCAGGTCGCCCGCCACCTGTCGTCGCTTCGTGGATCCATGCGCGACCCGGCCTTGCGCGTCATCGGCCACTCGTTCGGCGGCGGGCTCTCGATGTCGATGGCGGCGGGACTGCCCGATCACGTGGACAAGGTCGTCAACATCGACGGCCTCGGTCCGCCGCCGGAGATGATGATCGTCGAGGACCATGCGGCATCCGCGTCGCAGTGGATCAAGGACGCGGAGCGCCTCTGGTCGGAGCCCGCGCGCGAGTACGCGTCGGTGGAGGAGATGGCCCAGAAGCGCAAGGCGATCAACACCCGCCTCCCCACCGAATGGTGCTGGCACCTGGCCCGCCACGGCTCGAAGCCGGGGCCCCGCGGCGGGCTGGTCTGGAAGAGCGACCAGCACATGCGGCTGGGCTCGCCCGGTCCGTTCTCCGACGAGAGTCTGCGGGCGCAGTACGAGCGCATCCGTTGCCCGGTGCTCGTGCTGACCGGCACCGAGCCCGACCAGTGGAACGACCTCCCCGTCGCGGCGCGCGACGCGCGACTGGCCGCCATCCCCGACGTGCGGCATCACCAAATCGCCGGCGCCGGTCACTACGTGCACATCGAGCAACCCGACACGGTGCTCGCGCTCGTGGCCGAGTTCTTCGGCTCATGA
- a CDS encoding acyl-CoA synthetase, translated as MTFNLADLFEAVGDTVPEREAVVFGDVRLTYRELDERATRLAHALAARGIGPADHVGLWMYNGNEYLEGMLAAFKLRAVPVNVNYRYVEDELRYLFTDADLKAVVHEPEFASTLDLIRAEVPQLRVALAKGVEYEEALAAASPDRDFGPRSGDDLYILYTGGTTGMPKGVLWRHEDIFFGALQGGNPGGPGIERPELIVDAARRGGGRTLPACPFMHGTAHWVAFWAFYAGGCVVISPDHHLDPPRLLQLIADERVSFLVIVGDAFARPVVDALEAAGQERPWDLSSLTMILSGGAILSPSLKDAIVRLLPTTLVIDGFGASETGGQGQMVATAGSAGAHPRFAVNDDTTVLDENLQPVAPGSGVVGRLARRGRVPLGYYKDPEKSAATFPVIDGVRWAVPGDMATIEADGTITVFGRGSVSINTGGEKVFPEEVEAALKAHPAVFDAVVVGVADARWGQRVVAVVRPRDGERPTLDELAEHCRAHIAGYKVPRALVLVDDVVRSPSGKPDYRWARDQALKAASTA; from the coding sequence ATCACGTTCAACCTCGCCGACCTGTTCGAAGCGGTCGGCGACACCGTGCCCGAGCGCGAGGCGGTCGTGTTCGGCGACGTCCGCCTCACGTATCGAGAGCTCGACGAGCGGGCGACCCGGCTGGCCCACGCGCTCGCGGCGCGCGGCATCGGGCCGGCCGACCACGTGGGCCTGTGGATGTACAACGGCAACGAGTACCTCGAGGGCATGCTCGCCGCGTTCAAGTTGCGCGCGGTTCCCGTCAACGTCAACTACCGCTACGTCGAGGACGAGCTCCGCTACCTCTTCACCGACGCCGACCTCAAGGCGGTCGTGCACGAGCCGGAGTTCGCCTCCACCCTCGATCTGATCCGCGCCGAGGTGCCGCAGCTGCGTGTCGCGTTGGCGAAGGGCGTCGAGTACGAGGAAGCGCTCGCAGCCGCGTCACCCGACCGCGACTTCGGTCCCCGCTCGGGCGACGACCTCTACATCCTCTACACCGGGGGCACGACCGGCATGCCGAAGGGGGTGCTGTGGCGGCACGAGGACATCTTCTTCGGCGCGCTGCAGGGTGGGAACCCCGGTGGGCCGGGCATCGAGCGTCCCGAGCTGATCGTCGACGCGGCGCGCCGGGGAGGCGGGAGGACGCTGCCCGCGTGCCCGTTCATGCACGGGACCGCCCACTGGGTGGCGTTCTGGGCCTTCTACGCGGGCGGATGCGTGGTCATCTCGCCCGACCACCACCTCGACCCACCGCGGCTGCTCCAACTCATCGCCGACGAACGGGTGTCGTTCCTCGTCATCGTCGGCGACGCGTTCGCCCGCCCGGTCGTCGACGCGCTCGAGGCCGCGGGCCAGGAGCGCCCGTGGGACCTGTCATCCCTGACCATGATCCTCTCCGGCGGCGCCATCCTCTCGCCCTCGCTCAAGGACGCGATCGTCCGCCTGCTGCCGACCACCCTCGTCATCGACGGGTTCGGCGCGTCGGAGACCGGCGGCCAGGGCCAGATGGTCGCGACCGCGGGGAGCGCCGGCGCCCACCCGCGCTTCGCGGTCAACGACGACACCACCGTGCTCGACGAGAACCTGCAGCCGGTCGCGCCCGGGTCGGGGGTCGTGGGCCGCCTCGCTCGACGCGGCCGCGTGCCGCTCGGCTACTACAAGGACCCCGAGAAGTCGGCTGCCACCTTCCCGGTGATCGACGGCGTGCGCTGGGCCGTGCCCGGTGACATGGCCACGATCGAAGCCGACGGCACCATCACGGTGTTCGGTCGCGGATCGGTGTCGATCAACACCGGAGGCGAGAAGGTCTTCCCCGAGGAGGTCGAGGCCGCGCTGAAGGCCCACCCCGCGGTCTTCGACGCGGTCGTCGTCGGGGTGGCCGACGCTCGCTGGGGCCAGCGGGTCGTCGCGGTGGTGCGTCCGCGCGACGGCGAACGCCCGACGCTCGACGAGCTCGCCGAGCACTGCCGCGCCCACATCGCGGGTTACAAGGTGCCGCGTGCGCTCGTGCTGGTGGACGACGTGGTGCGCTCGCCGTCGGGCAAGCCCGACTACCGCTGGGCGCGTGACCAGGCGCTCAAGGCCGCGAGCACGGCCTGA
- a CDS encoding TIGR03560 family F420-dependent LLM class oxidoreductase yields MTQNQLIFGAFVPQGWKTELIGIDGAEAKWAKAVEIAVLAEELGYDSVWVYDHFHNVPRPVNEAVFECWTTVTAISQRTSRVRLGQMVGCSPYRNPGLLAKITSNVDVISGGRLDWGIGAGWYDHEFKGYGFEFPEAKVRIGMLRETVEIVRSMWTQPHTIYEGRHYNLQGAQCDPKPLQDPHPPIWIGGGGEQLTLRVVARHADRSNFGGRPDEWAHKAEVLKRHCKDVGRDYDEIVKTISGEVFVRETEQELEADWKGSLWGEPFGAYRAGNLVGTPEQVCEKIQAYVDRGCTGFVPWNNDYPSDVTLRLFAEKVMPEFR; encoded by the coding sequence ATGACACAGAACCAGCTGATCTTCGGGGCGTTCGTGCCCCAGGGGTGGAAGACGGAGCTCATCGGTATCGACGGGGCCGAGGCCAAGTGGGCCAAGGCGGTCGAGATCGCGGTGCTGGCCGAGGAGCTCGGCTACGACTCGGTCTGGGTCTACGACCACTTCCACAACGTGCCCCGTCCGGTCAACGAGGCCGTGTTCGAGTGCTGGACCACCGTCACCGCGATCAGCCAACGCACGTCGCGCGTGCGACTGGGCCAGATGGTGGGCTGCTCACCGTACCGAAACCCCGGGCTGCTGGCCAAGATCACGTCGAACGTCGACGTCATCAGCGGCGGCCGTCTCGACTGGGGCATCGGCGCGGGCTGGTACGACCACGAGTTCAAGGGCTACGGGTTCGAGTTCCCCGAGGCCAAGGTGCGCATCGGGATGCTGCGCGAGACGGTCGAGATCGTCCGTTCGATGTGGACCCAGCCCCACACCATCTACGAGGGTCGCCACTACAACCTGCAGGGCGCGCAATGCGACCCGAAGCCGTTGCAGGACCCGCACCCGCCGATCTGGATCGGCGGCGGCGGCGAGCAGCTCACCCTGCGCGTGGTGGCCCGGCACGCCGACCGGTCCAATTTCGGTGGCAGGCCCGACGAGTGGGCGCACAAGGCCGAGGTGCTCAAACGCCATTGCAAGGACGTCGGCCGCGACTACGACGAGATCGTGAAGACGATCTCGGGCGAGGTGTTCGTCCGGGAGACCGAGCAGGAGCTGGAGGCGGACTGGAAGGGATCGCTGTGGGGCGAGCCGTTCGGCGCGTACCGCGCCGGCAACCTCGTCGGCACGCCCGAGCAGGTGTGCGAGAAGATCCAGGCCTACGTCGACCGCGGTTGCACGGGCTTCGTGCCCTGGAACAACGACTACCCGTCCGACGTCACGCTGCGTCTGTTCGCGGAGAAGGTGATGCCCGAGTTCCGGTGA
- a CDS encoding MaoC family dehydratase, translating into MATTIDGIEGLKAAVGDHLGYSDWHEITQDRINAFAEATGDHQWIHVDPERAKDGPFGRTIGHGYLTLSLAPWLMSEVLNVTGMAMGLNYGLNKLRFPNPVPVGSKLRMGAQVAGVEDVGGGGVQATIDLTFELEGETKPACVAQAVYRYYA; encoded by the coding sequence ATGGCGACGACGATCGACGGCATCGAGGGGCTGAAGGCCGCGGTGGGAGACCACCTCGGCTACAGCGACTGGCACGAGATCACCCAGGACCGAATCAATGCGTTCGCGGAGGCCACCGGCGACCACCAGTGGATCCACGTCGACCCCGAGCGGGCCAAGGACGGCCCCTTCGGGCGCACCATCGGTCACGGCTATCTCACGCTCTCGCTCGCGCCCTGGCTGATGAGCGAGGTGCTCAACGTGACGGGCATGGCCATGGGCCTCAACTACGGGCTCAACAAGCTCCGCTTCCCCAACCCGGTGCCGGTCGGCTCGAAGCTGCGGATGGGCGCGCAGGTCGCCGGCGTCGAGGACGTCGGCGGGGGCGGCGTGCAGGCGACCATCGACCTGACGTTCGAGCTGGAGGGGGAGACGAAGCCCGCGTGCGTCGCCCAGGCGGTGTACCGCTACTACGCGTAG
- a CDS encoding DUF2087 domain-containing protein: MPSDDSSDDRSGDATGLLGLLADERRLKVVAALALGAETRAEVVERAGLPARAVGQALTRLVNGGLVEDADGRYRLLTARLRDAGLTAARAKAVPDDEFDAPEEAAKVLRRFVKDGRLTSIPASHGKRLVVLDWLAQRFEPGEIYPERAVNLTIGKVHGDYATLRRYLVDDGFLERRDGFYWRAGGSFDL, translated from the coding sequence ATGCCATCGGACGACAGCTCTGACGACCGCTCGGGCGACGCCACCGGGCTGCTCGGCCTGCTCGCGGACGAACGCCGCCTCAAGGTGGTCGCCGCGCTGGCGCTCGGTGCCGAGACGCGCGCCGAGGTGGTGGAGCGCGCCGGACTGCCGGCGCGGGCCGTCGGACAGGCGCTCACCCGTCTGGTCAACGGCGGGCTGGTGGAGGACGCGGACGGCCGGTACCGCCTGCTTACCGCGCGCCTCCGCGATGCCGGGCTCACCGCGGCCCGGGCCAAGGCCGTCCCCGACGACGAGTTCGACGCGCCAGAAGAGGCGGCGAAGGTGCTGCGCCGCTTCGTCAAGGACGGACGCCTCACCTCGATCCCGGCGTCACACGGCAAGCGCCTCGTGGTGCTCGACTGGCTGGCCCAGCGCTTCGAGCCGGGCGAGATCTATCCCGAGCGGGCGGTGAACCTCACGATCGGGAAGGTGCACGGCGACTACGCCACCTTGCGCCGGTACCTCGTCGACGACGGCTTCCTCGAGCGACGCGACGGCTTCTACTGGCGGGCGGGCGGCAGCTTCGACTTGTGA
- a CDS encoding acyl-CoA dehydrogenase — translation MDFDDTPEDAAFRGEARAWLAEHVGPFKVDADRGGESLIFADVEDTEYVERGKAWQKVLFGGGYAGLGWPTEFGGRGLPIGQRIVWGQEASAAGAPPTINVIGEGMAGPTIIAHGSEEQKRRYLEPLLRGEEIWCQLFSEPAAGSDVAAVTTRAQRDGDEWVVDGQKVWTSAAHYADFGILLTRSNWDVPKHRGCTYFIVDMKAPGVTVRPLRQMTGGASFNEVFLDGVRIPDTQRVDAVGNGWAVAITTLMNERLSIGANLGGSSFGYDRMIGELRERGVADDPHVRQLAAQIYIESKCLQYLGYRAVSKLMQGQIPGPEGSVAKLLLGGTARKADRLLDAMRGPAATLHDRFTDLQLFIPAIAIAGGTDEVLRNIIGERVLGLPGEPRVDKDVPFREVPVGTLG, via the coding sequence ATGGATTTCGACGACACGCCTGAGGACGCGGCGTTCCGGGGCGAGGCGCGGGCATGGCTCGCCGAGCACGTGGGCCCGTTCAAGGTCGATGCCGACCGGGGCGGCGAGTCGCTGATCTTCGCCGACGTGGAGGACACCGAGTACGTCGAGCGAGGCAAGGCCTGGCAGAAGGTGCTGTTCGGGGGCGGCTACGCCGGGCTCGGGTGGCCGACCGAGTTCGGCGGGCGCGGGCTGCCGATCGGCCAGCGCATCGTCTGGGGCCAGGAGGCGTCGGCCGCGGGCGCACCTCCCACCATCAACGTCATCGGCGAGGGGATGGCAGGGCCTACGATCATCGCCCACGGCAGCGAGGAGCAGAAGCGGCGCTACCTCGAGCCGCTGCTGCGCGGCGAAGAGATCTGGTGCCAGCTGTTCAGCGAGCCCGCGGCCGGCTCCGACGTCGCCGCCGTCACCACCCGGGCCCAGCGCGACGGCGACGAGTGGGTCGTCGACGGCCAGAAGGTGTGGACCTCGGCCGCCCACTACGCCGACTTCGGCATCCTGCTCACGCGCAGCAACTGGGACGTCCCGAAGCACCGTGGCTGCACCTACTTCATCGTCGACATGAAGGCGCCGGGCGTCACCGTGCGACCGCTGCGGCAGATGACGGGTGGTGCCTCGTTCAACGAGGTGTTCCTCGACGGTGTGCGGATCCCCGATACCCAGCGCGTCGACGCGGTCGGCAACGGCTGGGCCGTGGCCATTACCACGCTGATGAACGAGCGACTGTCGATCGGCGCCAACCTCGGTGGCAGCTCCTTCGGCTACGACCGCATGATCGGCGAGCTGCGGGAGCGGGGCGTGGCCGACGACCCCCACGTGCGCCAGCTGGCGGCCCAGATCTACATCGAGTCGAAGTGCCTGCAGTACCTCGGCTACCGGGCGGTGTCGAAGCTGATGCAGGGCCAGATCCCCGGGCCCGAGGGATCGGTGGCGAAGCTCCTGCTCGGCGGCACCGCGCGCAAGGCCGACCGTCTGCTCGACGCCATGCGCGGCCCGGCCGCCACCCTCCACGACCGCTTCACCGATCTCCAGCTCTTCATCCCCGCCATCGCCATCGCGGGCGGCACCGACGAGGTGCTGCGCAACATCATCGGTGAGCGCGTGCTCGGTCTGCCGGGGGAGCCCCGTGTCGACAAGGATGTCCCCTTCCGGGAGGTGCCCGTCGGCACGCTGGGCTGA